Below is a genomic region from Cognatiyoonia koreensis.
TAAGCCGTTGATTCATTAAAGTTATTGTCAGGGACTCGTGCTTGAATCATCTTTGTCTCAACCACAGAGCGGGCCCACCCGCCGGGACAGAGGCAGACGATGAAAACGAAATCAAAGGGGGCAGAAGTGAAGTCACTTCCGCTCAACCAAATCCTTGACGGTGACTGTATCGAAGTCATGAACAGCCTGCCAGAAAGCAGTGTTGATCTGATCTTTGCCGATCCGCCTTACAACCTTCAGTTGCGTGGTGATTTGCATCGTCCCGACAATTCCAAAGTCGATGCGGTCGATGATCATTGGGACCAGTTCGACAGCTTTAAAGTTTACGATAAATTCACCCGCGCGTGGCTTACCGCCGCACGGCGTTTGCTTAAGCCTGATGGCGCGATCTGGGTCATCGGATCTTACCACAACGTGTTCCGCATGGGAGCAGAACTTCAGAACCAGGGATTCTGGATCCTGAATGATGTGGTTTGGCGCAAATCGAACCCGATGCCGAACTTCCGCGGCAAGCGTTTCACGAATGCACATGAAACAATGATCTGGGCGTCCAAGGCCGAAGGCAGCAAATACACTTTCAATTACGAAGCGCTGAAAGCGTTGAACGAAGGTGTGCAGATGCGGTCTGACTGGGTTCTGCCCATCTGCACGGGTCACGAGCGTCTGAAAGACGAAAACGGCGATAAGGCGCATCCGACACAAAAGCCCGAAAGTCTGTTGCACCGCGTGCTGATCGGCTCGACCAATCCGGGCGACGTGATCCTTGATCCATTCTTTGGGACAGGCACCACCGGCGCAGTCGCTAAAATGCTTGGACGGGACTTCATCGGGATCGAACGTGAAGAAACCTACCGTGAAGTCGCGAAAAAGCGTCTGTCGAAGATTCGCAAGTTCGACAAGGAAGCGCTTGAAGTCACGCAATCCAAGCGCGCCGAACCACGTGTCGCATTCGGCGTTCTGGTCGAGCGCGGGATGCTGCGTCCGGGCGAAGAACTCTGGTCGCTGAATGGTCGCCACAAGGCCAAGGTCCGTGCTGACGGCACGCTGATCGGGGACGATATCAAAGGATCAATACATCAGGTCGGAGCGCACCTTGAGGGTGCCCCAAGCTGCAACGGCTGGACCTA
It encodes:
- a CDS encoding site-specific DNA-methyltransferase, which gives rise to MKTKSKGAEVKSLPLNQILDGDCIEVMNSLPESSVDLIFADPPYNLQLRGDLHRPDNSKVDAVDDHWDQFDSFKVYDKFTRAWLTAARRLLKPDGAIWVIGSYHNVFRMGAELQNQGFWILNDVVWRKSNPMPNFRGKRFTNAHETMIWASKAEGSKYTFNYEALKALNEGVQMRSDWVLPICTGHERLKDENGDKAHPTQKPESLLHRVLIGSTNPGDVILDPFFGTGTTGAVAKMLGRDFIGIEREETYREVAKKRLSKIRKFDKEALEVTQSKRAEPRVAFGVLVERGMLRPGEELWSLNGRHKAKVRADGTLIGDDIKGSIHQVGAHLEGAPSCNGWTYWQFKRDGQKVPIDLLRQQIRAEMAKH